One window of the Tachypleus tridentatus isolate NWPU-2018 chromosome 10, ASM421037v1, whole genome shotgun sequence genome contains the following:
- the LOC143230617 gene encoding uncharacterized protein LOC143230617, which yields MMTTLILLVAYFVHFGNAGSLCPPKADMNPWFCINTPSSHQGTYTSVICNRPGCEKHLDRVDGVTDHLMLDRVVISDVNTSEPLMLPEEWLSVSRVRELEIRDTPLSRCFLCKNPLSGQGYYLKKLVVSSCSLNGYLCTNCPKLGKAVYRNDHYEKVYQVNGIDMIGLRGLKTLETLDLSFNKFEEVTNTSFPYGLINLKTLVLSHNIISEISTKTFTNFPALTTLDLSHNRLNLLKRDVFSVPDLTLKVLDVSWNRLSVLPEDTFSLMIGLREVNLANNLVQFLPLTTWNHALSAVNIIDVSGNFLICDCHIKWILTNLSSTTKLHGACSSPSKLADKLLKYAAGIAEC from the exons ATGATGACCACCTTGATTTTATTGGTAGCCTATTTTGTCCATTTTGGAAATGCAGGATCCCTGTGTCCTCCCAAAGCAGACATGAATCCTTGGTTCTGCATCAACACTCCCAGTTCACACCAAGGCACATATACTAGCGTTATCTGTAACAGACCAGGATGCGAGAAACATTTGGACAGGGTTGATGGTGTCACAGATCACCTGATGCTTGATAGAGTGGTCATTTCGGATGTCAACACTTCCGAGCCTCTTATGCTACCTGAAGAGTGGCTATCTGTGTCCCGAGTCCGAGAACTAGAGATTCGTGATACACCACTGTCACGTTGTTTTCTGTGTAAGAACCCACTTAGTGGACAAGGATACTACTTAAAGAAGCTTGTTGTTTCCAGCTGTTCTCTGAATGGATATCTTTGTACCAATTGTCCAAAGCTTGGAAAAGCAGTTTACAGAAATGACCATTATGAGAAGGTCTACCAAGTAAATGGCATAGACATGATAGGTCTTAGAGGTCTCAAGACCTTAGAAACACTCGATCTGTCCTTCAATAAATTTGAAGAAGTCACAAACACTTCTTTTCCTTATGGTCTGATCAACCTAAAAACACTGGTATTATCTCATAACATAATATCTGAAATCAGCACTAAGACCTTTACCAATTTTCCTGCCTTAACTACACTGGATCTTTCCCATAATCGACTAAATCTTCTTAAGAGAGACGTATTTTCTGTTCCTGACCTTACTTTGAAAGTGTTGGACGTAAG CTGGAACAGGCTGTCCGTACTTCCCGAAGATACATTTTCCCTTATGATTGGTTTACGTGAAGTGAATCTTGCAAACAACTTAGTTCAGTTTTTACCTTTAACAACCTGGAACCATGCTCTGTCTGCTGTTAATATAATTGATGTGTCAG gaaactTCCTGATTTGTGACTGTCACATCAAGTGGATATTGACCAACCTGTCCTCTACCACAAAACTACACGGGGCTTGCAGCTCCCCCTCAAAATTAGcagataaacttttgaaatatgCAGCTGGAATTGCGGAGTGTTGA